One Argonema galeatum A003/A1 DNA window includes the following coding sequences:
- a CDS encoding Panacea domain-containing protein: protein MTTIATVITLSKLVDYYIWFANDVGSYLSNQKLQKLLYYAQAWYLAFEDTPLFDEDFEAWVHGPTIPALFYEYKEQFGFKPILKEVEKPEFPQEVQKFLDDLADDYFFRDAYELELMVRREDPWIKARGNLPKDEPCHAIITKELMKEFYKTRVIEEE, encoded by the coding sequence ATGACCACTATAGCTACGGTGATAACACTCTCCAAACTCGTTGATTACTACATCTGGTTCGCTAATGACGTAGGCTCCTACCTCAGCAACCAAAAGCTACAAAAACTCTTGTACTATGCCCAAGCATGGTATCTGGCGTTTGAAGATACACCCCTTTTTGATGAGGATTTTGAAGCTTGGGTGCATGGGCCGACTATCCCGGCTTTATTTTACGAATACAAAGAACAATTTGGGTTTAAACCAATTCTGAAAGAAGTCGAAAAACCAGAGTTTCCACAGGAAGTACAAAAGTTTTTAGACGACTTGGCCGACGATTATTTCTTTCGGGATGCTTATGAGTTAGAATTGATGGTGCGCCGCGAAGACCCTTGGATTAAGGCTAGAGGTAACTTGCCAAAAGATGAACCTTGTCATGCTATTATTACGAAGGAATTAATGAAGGAATTTTACAAAACTCGTGTCATCGAAGAAGAATAA
- the psbQ gene encoding photosystem II protein PsbQ, giving the protein MPRYRSFLALVLAFLTAFLVSCGTPEVKKPPTYTPAQIELIGQNVSAIKALRDRLPELAKLVQDENWVFVRNFIRGPLGELRGRISGIERNLLPDARPKAREAAKELYESLVSIDQAAQKRDYKAAIGNYAAIQKNLNAFLDLAPKA; this is encoded by the coding sequence ATGCCACGTTATCGGTCTTTTCTAGCCTTGGTGCTGGCGTTTTTGACGGCCTTTTTGGTTAGCTGCGGCACTCCTGAAGTGAAGAAGCCTCCCACTTACACGCCAGCTCAGATTGAGCTGATTGGGCAAAATGTTTCTGCAATTAAGGCTTTGCGCGATCGCTTGCCCGAACTGGCAAAGCTGGTTCAAGATGAAAATTGGGTTTTTGTCAGGAATTTCATCCGTGGGCCTCTAGGTGAATTGCGGGGCAGGATCTCTGGGATAGAACGCAACCTGCTTCCCGACGCCCGACCAAAGGCGCGTGAAGCAGCCAAAGAGCTATATGAGAGCTTAGTTTCGATCGATCAAGCTGCTCAAAAACGTGACTACAAAGCGGCGATCGGCAATTACGCCGCAATTCAGAAGAATCTGAACGCTTTTTTGGATCTGGCTCCTAAAGCGTAG
- a CDS encoding thiol-disulfide oxidoreductase DCC family protein produces the protein MTYNVIYDGNCNLCVTLVQLLESLDSGKMFEYAPMQDEETLSRFGITPKDCEMGMILIDADAPQRRWQGSDAAEEIGRLLPIGIIFVEAYRALPGVKWAGDRIYEQIRDNRYTLFGKRAATYQSGYPISCSSQGTCSD, from the coding sequence ATGACTTACAACGTTATTTACGATGGCAACTGCAATCTCTGCGTCACTTTGGTGCAACTGTTAGAAAGCTTAGATAGCGGCAAAATGTTTGAGTATGCGCCGATGCAGGATGAAGAAACTCTTAGTCGGTTTGGGATTACGCCGAAAGACTGCGAAATGGGGATGATTTTGATTGATGCAGATGCACCCCAGAGGCGCTGGCAAGGTAGCGATGCTGCGGAGGAAATCGGGCGCTTGTTGCCGATCGGTATTATATTTGTGGAGGCTTATCGAGCTTTACCGGGGGTGAAGTGGGCGGGCGATCGCATTTACGAACAAATTCGCGACAATCGCTACACTTTATTTGGCAAACGTGCCGCCACATATCAGTCTGGCTACCCTATCAGTTGTAGCTCACAGGGAACTTGCTCGGATTGA
- a CDS encoding type I restriction enzyme HsdR N-terminal domain-containing protein: protein MAKFVAVTEAIKSLAEAESKLNLSRTEDEAFFTEWQTELPNLSDSEQTALDTLRRRLLYHRADGELLEGAVTLLVASPLLELAGFYDPPFKMKAEAAIEIAIDDGEETLRGRIDILILQHHLWVMVLESKKTMISVRSALPQALAYMMANPDLDKPRFGVLTNGDDVLFVKLLAQPIPQYALSRAFSIYTVASELRSAFKVLKHLGQSITST from the coding sequence ATGGCGAAGTTTGTTGCGGTTACGGAAGCCATTAAAAGTCTTGCTGAAGCTGAATCAAAGTTGAACTTGAGCCGAACTGAGGATGAGGCTTTTTTTACAGAATGGCAAACAGAATTGCCGAACCTTAGCGATTCCGAACAGACTGCTTTGGATACGCTGCGACGGAGATTACTATATCACAGAGCCGATGGAGAATTGCTAGAAGGGGCGGTAACGCTGCTTGTGGCATCGCCTTTATTAGAACTGGCAGGATTCTACGATCCACCGTTTAAGATGAAAGCTGAAGCCGCGATCGAGATTGCGATCGATGATGGGGAAGAAACTCTGCGCGGGCGAATTGATATCTTGATTTTGCAACATCATCTTTGGGTAATGGTTTTGGAGTCTAAGAAGACGATGATTTCAGTGCGATCGGCATTGCCTCAAGCACTAGCATACATGATGGCAAATCCAGATCTAGATAAACCACGATTTGGCGTATTGACCAATGGGGATGATGTGTTATTTGTCAAACTCTTGGCTCAGCCAATTCCCCAATACGCATTATCGCGGGCTTTTTCGATTTATACTGTGGCAAGCGAACTGCGATCGGCTTTTAAAGTCCTCAAGCATTTGGGTCAAAGCATCACTAGCACATAA
- a CDS encoding alpha/beta fold hydrolase, whose amino-acid sequence MALNEELLEVGSLKWFYREAKPIGRSDRLPVLLLHGLPSQSYSWTEVMPGLAEKGYSCIAPDWIGFGISSKPDKRDFAYTPDAFIEALAAFIETLEIDRFSLVVQGFLGSCGIQYALRNPEKIERLAILNAPMSSAAKIPWKIQQLGLPLVGEMVTQDPILVDRTLEGGSGYGISEKDLDVYRRPYLKSSDAGRSLLWTVRNLQMQQSMAEIESGLRGWTQPTLIAWGMKDPWLPFTQTEGVASSMQNAEVSKLEEAGHYPQEHWSDRVSQALIGFLRR is encoded by the coding sequence GTGGCACTAAATGAGGAATTGCTTGAAGTTGGTTCGCTGAAATGGTTTTATCGGGAAGCGAAACCCATTGGCAGAAGTGATAGACTGCCGGTGCTGCTGCTGCACGGTTTGCCTTCCCAGAGTTACAGTTGGACTGAAGTGATGCCCGGTTTGGCGGAAAAAGGGTATTCCTGCATCGCGCCAGACTGGATTGGTTTTGGCATCTCATCCAAACCAGACAAGCGAGACTTTGCTTATACACCCGATGCCTTTATTGAAGCTTTGGCAGCATTCATCGAAACCCTGGAAATCGATCGCTTTTCCTTGGTTGTGCAGGGATTTTTGGGGTCTTGCGGTATCCAATATGCCTTGAGGAACCCAGAAAAAATCGAGCGCTTGGCTATCTTGAATGCGCCGATGTCATCTGCGGCTAAAATACCCTGGAAAATTCAACAGCTGGGATTGCCTTTGGTCGGTGAGATGGTGACGCAAGACCCCATCTTGGTTGACAGAACCCTAGAAGGCGGTAGCGGTTACGGGATATCAGAGAAGGATTTGGATGTGTATCGGCGTCCCTACCTCAAGAGTTCCGATGCGGGGCGGAGTCTGCTTTGGACGGTGCGGAATCTCCAGATGCAGCAGTCAATGGCAGAAATTGAGTCTGGTTTGCGAGGGTGGACGCAGCCAACGCTAATTGCCTGGGGGATGAAAGACCCGTGGTTGCCTTTTACGCAGACAGAAGGGGTAGCCAGTTCGATGCAGAATGCAGAAGTGTCCAAACTGGAAGAGGCTGGTCACTATCCTCAAGAACATTGGTCTGATCGAGTCAGTCAAGCTCTAATAGGGTTTCTTCGCCGGTAA
- a CDS encoding NAD(P)/FAD-dependent oxidoreductase, translated as MSHVAIVGCGVVGATLAYELSQVPGLTITVVDTKPPAQGATGAALGVLMGAISHKVKGKAWQMRQSSIQRYETLIPELEALTGRKIPFNRQGILMLCLEDRSLASWSELVQIRLEQNWHLEMWDAAQIGANCPQVNLEKITAAVYSPQDRQVDPTALTLALVEAAKLNGVSFQFGVTVLGVGSKTSNGVCKQIQTTAGAIDLDWLVMAAGLGSSPLTKSFGQLVDIRPVLGQALHLRLEHPLGRPDFQPVITGNDVHIVPVGGGDYWVGATVEFPSDGYAAIGDESLLAKVREDAIAFCPALADATVVRSWSGLRPRPEGRPAPIIGKLQGFSNILLATGHYRNGVLLAPATAQAIRDAIVGINTV; from the coding sequence ATGAGTCATGTTGCGATCGTAGGATGCGGTGTTGTTGGTGCGACTCTAGCCTACGAACTCAGCCAGGTTCCAGGACTAACTATTACAGTCGTGGATACAAAACCACCAGCGCAGGGTGCTACAGGTGCCGCCTTGGGCGTCCTGATGGGCGCGATCAGCCACAAAGTCAAGGGGAAGGCGTGGCAGATGCGGCAGAGTAGCATCCAACGCTATGAAACTTTGATTCCAGAACTAGAGGCGTTGACTGGTCGTAAGATTCCCTTCAATCGGCAGGGAATTCTGATGCTGTGTTTGGAAGACAGGAGTTTAGCTAGCTGGTCAGAATTGGTACAAATTCGGCTAGAGCAAAATTGGCATCTGGAAATGTGGGACGCCGCGCAAATAGGCGCTAACTGTCCTCAAGTTAATTTGGAGAAGATTACGGCAGCAGTCTATTCTCCCCAAGATAGACAAGTCGATCCAACTGCTCTAACCCTAGCTTTAGTTGAGGCAGCAAAGCTAAACGGCGTCTCTTTTCAGTTTGGCGTCACCGTGTTGGGGGTGGGATCGAAAACGTCTAATGGGGTTTGCAAACAGATTCAGACAACAGCTGGCGCGATCGATCTTGATTGGTTGGTGATGGCGGCGGGGTTGGGTTCATCGCCGTTGACGAAATCTTTTGGACAGCTAGTTGACATTAGACCAGTTTTAGGGCAAGCTTTGCATCTGCGATTGGAGCATCCTTTGGGGCGTCCCGATTTTCAGCCGGTGATTACTGGTAATGATGTGCATATTGTGCCGGTGGGAGGGGGAGATTACTGGGTCGGCGCTACAGTGGAGTTTCCCAGTGATGGATATGCGGCGATAGGGGATGAAAGTTTATTGGCAAAGGTGAGGGAGGATGCGATCGCATTTTGTCCAGCTTTAGCCGACGCCACCGTAGTTAGGAGTTGGTCTGGTTTGCGTCCGCGTCCAGAAGGTCGTCCTGCTCCAATTATCGGTAAATTGCAAGGGTTTAGCAATATTCTTTTAGCTACTGGACACTATCGCAACGGGGTGCTGCTGGCACCTGCAACTGCACAAGCGATTCGGGATGCGATCGTAGGAATAAATACTGTATAG